A section of the Streptomyces xinghaiensis S187 genome encodes:
- a CDS encoding RDD family protein, which translates to MNSDQPGSPSGEPPEHDPFRKRPPEGGNPPPDHASAGGGPDSAVPGGGPYGSPPPGGPPPGPPPPGGYGAPPPGGPYGGSPYGGPYGEPDPLAGMPPLASLGRRLLARIIDGLLIGIPVGLVAGGLIGGFGFGDNDDMGPSTGVQLAILLVYFVYEGLMLSRSGQTVGKMLMKIRVAMVANGAVPAGNPGWTRAAVYSLPQLVPCLGFVFWLVNVLFCTWDKPFRQCLHDKAAKTVVVSAR; encoded by the coding sequence ATGAACAGCGATCAGCCGGGGTCCCCGTCCGGTGAGCCGCCGGAGCACGACCCGTTCCGCAAGCGCCCGCCGGAGGGCGGAAACCCGCCGCCGGACCACGCCTCCGCGGGCGGCGGACCGGACAGCGCCGTACCGGGGGGCGGTCCGTACGGGTCTCCGCCGCCCGGCGGACCGCCTCCCGGCCCGCCCCCGCCCGGCGGTTACGGCGCCCCGCCCCCCGGCGGACCGTACGGCGGCTCCCCCTACGGCGGCCCGTACGGGGAGCCGGATCCGCTGGCCGGGATGCCCCCGCTGGCGAGCCTCGGCCGCCGTCTGCTGGCCCGCATCATCGACGGTCTGCTGATCGGCATCCCCGTGGGGCTGGTGGCGGGCGGGCTGATCGGCGGATTCGGCTTCGGCGACAACGACGACATGGGACCGTCGACCGGCGTCCAACTGGCCATCCTGCTGGTCTACTTCGTCTACGAGGGGCTGATGCTGAGCCGGTCCGGCCAGACGGTCGGCAAGATGCTGATGAAGATCCGGGTGGCGATGGTCGCCAACGGGGCGGTGCCGGCCGGGAATCCGGGCTGGACGCGCGCGGCGGTCTACTCGCTGCCGCAGCTCGTGCCGTGCCTCGGCTTTGTCTTCTGGCTGGTCAACGTGCTCTTCTGCACCTGGGACAAGCCGTTCCGGCAGTGCCTCCACGACAAGGCGGCGAAGACGGTGGTGGTCTCCGCGCGCTGA
- a CDS encoding immune inhibitor A domain-containing protein — protein sequence MRTHRRVARAAALATVVAAMGATALPAVAAEAEDGGPGAIERQDPAPAKTHVEHDLEGPFSERQKAQRESALQQVLSGEAKTTKRGASRVVKLDHGKYVELAREKTDKIFTILVEFGDKVDDTTMFDPDGPDGPEEPFPKYGGTPGPLHNEIAEPDRAVDNSTEWREDFDREHFQDLYFSEEKGEESLKKYYEKQSSGRYSVDGTVSDWVKVEWNEARYGSNYCGSSNCANVWDAVRDGVTAWAADQKAAGKSTEEIKAQLAEYDTWDRYDFDADGDFNEPDGYIDHFQFVHAGEDESAGGGVQGGDAIWAHRWYAYGVNAGKTGPENNKAGGTEIGDTGVWVGDYTVQPENGGLGVFAHEYAHDLGLPDLYDTSGTGESSVGYWSLMSSGSWLGDGEESIGNLPGDMTAWDKLQLGWLDYDTAKAAKRSYHKLGVAEYNTKDAQALVVELPEKSKTTTVVKPAEGATQWWSDMGDDLKNTLSRPVDLTGRSAASLQLKGWWDIEQDYDYLYTEVSTDGGANWKPLDGTANGKAIPRDGGDEPALHGASGEYQDLVYPLDAYAGQKIDLRFRYQTDGGLAMMGFAADAISVTADGETLFTDNAEDGDNGWTADGFKRIGESFTNEYPQYYIAENRQYVSYDTTLKTGPYNFGFPDRPNWVEHFPYQNGLMVWLWDTSQHDNNVGVHPGEGLILPVDAHAAPEKWSDGTLMRNRIQAYDSPFSLYRTDGFTLHKDGEPAKVKAKKGARVFDDHKGTYWYESNPTAGVKVPDTNTRIQILKETRSGSKMILKVGPSTK from the coding sequence GTGAGAACCCATCGCAGAGTCGCCAGAGCCGCGGCTCTGGCCACCGTGGTCGCCGCCATGGGCGCGACCGCCCTGCCGGCCGTCGCGGCCGAGGCGGAGGACGGCGGGCCCGGCGCGATCGAGCGCCAGGACCCGGCGCCCGCCAAGACCCACGTCGAGCACGACCTCGAGGGCCCGTTCAGCGAGCGCCAGAAGGCGCAGCGGGAGAGCGCCCTCCAGCAGGTGCTGTCCGGCGAGGCCAAAACGACCAAGCGCGGCGCCTCGCGCGTCGTCAAGCTCGACCACGGCAAGTACGTCGAGCTGGCCCGCGAGAAGACCGACAAGATCTTCACCATCCTGGTCGAGTTCGGCGACAAGGTCGACGACACCACGATGTTCGACCCCGACGGCCCGGACGGGCCCGAGGAGCCGTTCCCCAAGTACGGCGGCACGCCCGGCCCGCTCCACAACGAGATAGCCGAGCCCGACCGCGCGGTGGACAACAGCACCGAGTGGCGCGAGGACTTCGACCGGGAGCACTTCCAGGACCTCTACTTCTCGGAGGAGAAGGGCGAGGAGTCCCTCAAGAAGTACTACGAGAAGCAGTCCTCGGGCCGCTACTCGGTCGACGGCACCGTCTCCGACTGGGTCAAGGTCGAGTGGAACGAGGCCCGTTACGGCTCGAACTACTGCGGCAGCAGCAACTGCGCCAACGTCTGGGACGCGGTGCGCGACGGTGTGACCGCCTGGGCCGCGGACCAGAAGGCGGCCGGCAAGAGCACCGAGGAGATCAAGGCCCAGCTCGCCGAGTACGACACCTGGGACCGCTACGACTTCGACGCCGACGGCGACTTCAACGAGCCCGACGGCTACATCGACCACTTCCAGTTCGTGCACGCCGGTGAGGACGAGTCCGCGGGCGGCGGCGTCCAGGGCGGCGACGCGATCTGGGCGCACCGCTGGTACGCGTACGGCGTCAACGCGGGCAAGACCGGCCCGGAGAACAACAAGGCCGGCGGCACCGAGATCGGCGACACCGGCGTCTGGGTCGGCGACTACACCGTGCAGCCCGAGAACGGCGGCCTCGGCGTCTTCGCGCACGAGTACGCCCACGACCTCGGCCTGCCGGACCTGTACGACACCTCCGGCACCGGTGAGTCCTCGGTCGGCTACTGGTCCCTGATGTCCTCCGGCTCCTGGCTGGGCGACGGCGAGGAGTCCATCGGCAACCTGCCCGGCGACATGACCGCCTGGGACAAGCTGCAGCTCGGCTGGCTGGACTACGACACGGCCAAGGCGGCGAAGCGCTCGTACCACAAGCTGGGCGTGGCCGAGTACAACACCAAGGACGCCCAGGCCCTCGTGGTCGAGCTGCCGGAGAAGTCGAAGACCACCACGGTGGTGAAGCCCGCCGAGGGCGCCACCCAGTGGTGGAGCGACATGGGTGACGACCTCAAGAACACCCTGTCCCGCCCGGTCGACCTGACCGGCAGGTCCGCGGCCTCCCTCCAGCTCAAGGGCTGGTGGGACATCGAGCAGGACTACGACTACCTCTACACCGAGGTCTCCACCGACGGCGGCGCCAACTGGAAGCCGCTGGACGGCACCGCGAACGGCAAGGCCATCCCGCGCGACGGCGGCGACGAGCCGGCCCTGCACGGCGCCTCCGGCGAGTACCAGGACCTCGTCTACCCGCTGGACGCCTACGCCGGCCAGAAGATCGACCTCCGCTTCCGCTACCAGACGGACGGCGGCCTGGCGATGATGGGCTTCGCGGCCGACGCGATCTCCGTCACCGCCGACGGCGAGACGCTGTTCACGGACAACGCCGAGGACGGCGACAACGGCTGGACCGCCGACGGCTTCAAGCGCATCGGCGAGTCGTTCACCAACGAGTACCCGCAGTACTACATCGCCGAGAACCGGCAGTACGTCTCGTACGACACGACCCTGAAGACCGGCCCGTACAACTTCGGGTTCCCGGACCGGCCGAACTGGGTGGAGCACTTCCCCTACCAGAACGGCCTGATGGTCTGGCTGTGGGACACCTCGCAGCATGACAACAACGTGGGCGTCCACCCCGGCGAGGGCCTGATCCTCCCGGTCGACGCGCACGCCGCCCCGGAGAAGTGGAGCGACGGCACCCTGATGCGCAACCGCATCCAGGCGTACGACTCCCCGTTCAGCCTGTACCGGACGGACGGCTTCACCCTCCACAAGGACGGGGAGCCGGCCAAGGTGAAGGCCAAGAAGGGCGCCCGGGTCTTCGACGACCACAAGGGGACGTACTGGTACGAGTCCAACCCGACCGCCGGGGTGAAGGTTCCTGACACCAACACCCGCATCCAGATCCTCAAGGAGACCCGCAGCGGCTCCAAGATGATCCTGAAGGTCGGTCCCTCGACCAAGTAA
- a CDS encoding RDD family protein: MSAPTSGSADGGPAPGYYPDPSIPGYIRYWNGASWVPGTSRPAPGEGDAMPAPPPGAGAPGPSAAVTAAPAASASAPTPPSSSPPSSASPSGGGSVPAQDRTGPMYFDEIAGAAAGPAPGDTRRPGGREEADGPRGTGGDPRAAAPDATPAASAPGGTEPSGGPTLGLGSGGGPDARRPGTGGPTLGLGPGRSVPGTAPAGGGEEDGGPPSATAAREGTMTLRASGPAGRSRTPGPADPRAADGAPAAAPGGRDDRPAPGRVPDRVAGQAPAAPAAGADPRAGAVPRPAGESAPGESAPGTPGAGAAQPPAARRPVDGSGPPVRTPGGPAPGPAPQGPKPHGPDPQGPQRRTPGPEGPVQRPALPDPRPRQPSPGASPQPAPAPGAVPPPQPAAGGPAGPAASWPQQVQRLAQPGGPAAAADEGAVTPWRPPVEDPFLAAVRAQTAARPAGLGRRLLARLIDTAVLGALLSAAAVPLGVRTADHIDAKIENAELTGETVTVWLLDGTTAGYLGMFLAALLLLGTVYEVLPTARWGRTLGKRLCGVRVMGIESHENPSFAESLRRWLVYSLLGLLVVGAVNVLWCFVDRPWRQCWHDKAARTFVASGG; this comes from the coding sequence ATGAGCGCCCCAACCTCAGGATCCGCCGACGGCGGCCCCGCCCCGGGCTACTACCCCGACCCGTCCATCCCGGGCTACATCCGGTACTGGAACGGCGCCTCCTGGGTGCCGGGCACGAGCCGTCCGGCCCCGGGCGAGGGGGACGCGATGCCGGCCCCGCCGCCGGGAGCCGGTGCCCCCGGGCCGTCCGCGGCGGTCACCGCGGCTCCCGCCGCGTCCGCGTCCGCCCCCACGCCCCCGTCCTCCTCCCCGCCGTCCTCCGCGTCCCCGTCCGGTGGCGGCTCCGTGCCCGCCCAGGACCGCACCGGCCCGATGTACTTCGACGAGATCGCCGGAGCCGCCGCCGGTCCCGCGCCCGGTGACACCCGGCGGCCCGGCGGCCGGGAGGAGGCGGACGGGCCCCGGGGCACCGGCGGCGATCCCCGCGCCGCCGCTCCGGACGCCACCCCGGCCGCTTCCGCCCCCGGGGGCACGGAGCCGAGCGGCGGCCCCACCCTCGGCCTCGGTTCCGGCGGGGGGCCCGACGCACGCCGCCCCGGCACCGGAGGGCCCACCCTCGGCCTGGGGCCCGGCCGTTCCGTCCCCGGCACGGCCCCCGCCGGGGGCGGCGAGGAGGACGGCGGCCCGCCCTCGGCCACCGCCGCCCGCGAGGGCACCATGACGCTCCGGGCGAGCGGCCCCGCCGGCCGCTCCCGCACCCCCGGCCCGGCGGACCCCCGCGCGGCGGACGGAGCCCCGGCCGCCGCCCCGGGCGGGCGTGACGACCGCCCGGCGCCCGGCCGCGTCCCGGACCGGGTCGCCGGACAGGCCCCAGCCGCCCCGGCGGCCGGTGCCGATCCCCGGGCGGGCGCCGTGCCGCGCCCCGCCGGTGAGAGCGCCCCCGGTGAGAGCGCCCCCGGCACGCCCGGAGCCGGGGCCGCGCAGCCCCCCGCGGCCCGCCGGCCGGTGGACGGCAGCGGCCCGCCGGTGCGCACCCCCGGCGGCCCCGCGCCCGGCCCGGCCCCTCAGGGGCCGAAGCCCCACGGTCCGGACCCCCAGGGCCCGCAGCGCCGGACGCCCGGGCCCGAAGGCCCGGTACAGCGCCCCGCACTCCCCGACCCCCGCCCCCGGCAGCCGTCCCCCGGCGCCTCGCCGCAGCCCGCGCCGGCCCCCGGTGCCGTGCCGCCGCCGCAGCCCGCCGCCGGCGGGCCCGCCGGACCGGCCGCCTCCTGGCCGCAGCAGGTGCAGCGGCTGGCGCAGCCCGGCGGCCCCGCCGCGGCGGCGGACGAGGGCGCGGTCACCCCCTGGCGGCCGCCGGTCGAGGACCCCTTCCTGGCCGCCGTCCGCGCGCAGACGGCGGCCCGCCCGGCCGGGCTCGGGCGCCGTCTCCTCGCCCGGCTGATCGACACGGCCGTCCTCGGCGCGCTGCTGTCGGCCGCCGCGGTGCCGCTGGGCGTGCGCACGGCCGACCACATCGACGCCAAGATCGAGAACGCCGAGCTCACCGGGGAGACCGTCACCGTCTGGCTGCTCGACGGCACCACGGCCGGCTACCTCGGCATGTTCCTCGCGGCGCTGCTGCTCCTCGGCACCGTCTACGAGGTGCTGCCCACCGCCCGCTGGGGCCGGACGCTCGGGAAGCGGCTGTGCGGGGTGCGGGTCATGGGCATCGAGTCGCACGAGAACCCGTCGTTCGCGGAGTCGCTCCGCCGCTGGCTGGTCTACAGCCTGCTCGGGCTGCTGGTGGTCGGTGCCGTCAACGTGCTGTGGTGCTTCGTCGACCGGCCCTGGCGGCAGTGCTGGCACGACAAGGCGGCCCGCACCTTCGTGGCGTCCGGCGGCTGA
- the hppD gene encoding 4-hydroxyphenylpyruvate dioxygenase: MTETMNQTPDTARQADPFPVKGMHAVVFAVGNAKQAAHYYSTAFGMKRVAYSGPENGCRETASYVLESGGARFVLTSVIKPATERGRFLAEHVAAHGDGVIDLALEVPDVRAAYAYAVDHGATGLEEPHEVSDEHGTVVLAAIATYGETRHTLVQRVDYTGPYLPGFVAAGPIVEPPAKRLFQAIDHCVGNVELGKMNDWVAFYNTVMGFTNMKEFVGDDIATEYSALMSKVVADGTLKVKFPINEPAVAKKKSQIDEYLEFYGGAGVQHIALATNDIVATVRAMRAAGVEFLDTPDSYYDTLGEWAGETRVPVEVLRELKILVDRDEDGYLLQIFTKPVQDRPTVFFEMIERHGSMGFGKGNFKALFEAIEREQAKRGNL, encoded by the coding sequence ATGACTGAGACGATGAACCAGACCCCTGACACGGCCCGGCAGGCCGACCCCTTCCCCGTGAAAGGGATGCACGCCGTCGTCTTCGCCGTCGGCAATGCCAAGCAGGCCGCCCACTACTACTCGACCGCCTTCGGCATGAAGCGCGTGGCCTACTCCGGACCGGAGAACGGCTGCCGCGAGACCGCGAGTTACGTCCTGGAGTCCGGCGGCGCCCGCTTCGTCCTCACCAGCGTCATCAAGCCCGCCACCGAGCGCGGCCGCTTCCTGGCGGAGCACGTGGCCGCCCACGGGGACGGCGTGATCGACCTCGCCCTGGAGGTCCCGGACGTGCGCGCCGCCTACGCCTACGCCGTCGACCACGGCGCCACCGGCCTGGAGGAGCCGCACGAGGTGAGCGACGAGCACGGCACCGTCGTCCTCGCAGCCATCGCCACCTACGGCGAGACCCGGCACACCCTGGTGCAGCGGGTGGACTACACGGGCCCCTACCTCCCGGGCTTCGTGGCCGCCGGCCCGATCGTCGAACCCCCGGCCAAGCGCCTCTTCCAGGCCATCGACCACTGCGTCGGCAACGTCGAGCTCGGGAAGATGAACGACTGGGTGGCGTTCTACAACACCGTCATGGGCTTCACGAACATGAAGGAGTTCGTGGGCGACGACATCGCCACCGAGTACTCCGCCCTGATGTCGAAGGTCGTCGCCGACGGCACCCTCAAGGTGAAGTTCCCGATCAACGAGCCGGCCGTCGCCAAGAAGAAGTCGCAGATCGACGAGTACCTGGAGTTCTACGGCGGCGCCGGCGTCCAGCACATCGCCCTCGCCACCAACGACATCGTCGCCACCGTGCGGGCCATGCGGGCCGCCGGGGTGGAGTTCCTCGACACCCCCGACTCGTACTACGACACCCTCGGCGAGTGGGCCGGCGAGACCCGTGTGCCCGTGGAGGTCCTGCGCGAGCTGAAGATCCTGGTGGACCGGGACGAGGACGGCTACCTGCTGCAGATCTTCACCAAGCCGGTCCAGGACCGCCCGACGGTCTTCTTCGAGATGATCGAGCGCCACGGCTCCATGGGCTTCGGCAAGGGCAACTTCAAGGCGCTCTTCGAGGCGATCGAGCGGGAGCAGGCCAAGCGCGGCAACCTCTGA
- a CDS encoding SsgA family sporulation/cell division regulator, giving the protein MHTVVERELELGLLLTPERSIPVPARLAYRTDDPYAVHITFHIGSEAPVHWTFARELLVEGVFRPAGEGDVRIRPGRADGHAVIRLALRSPDGEALLQAPAAPVSAWLERTLRLVEPGKELEQVAFDEALSELLAVAPSDESSDGAA; this is encoded by the coding sequence ATGCACACCGTGGTGGAGAGAGAACTGGAACTGGGCCTGCTGCTCACACCGGAGCGCAGCATCCCCGTGCCCGCCCGGCTGGCCTACCGCACGGACGATCCGTACGCGGTCCACATCACCTTCCACATCGGCTCCGAGGCGCCCGTCCACTGGACGTTCGCGCGGGAGCTGCTGGTGGAGGGGGTCTTCCGGCCGGCCGGCGAGGGCGATGTGCGGATCCGGCCGGGGAGGGCCGACGGACACGCGGTGATCCGCCTGGCCCTGCGCTCCCCGGACGGGGAGGCGCTGCTGCAGGCTCCGGCGGCGCCGGTGTCCGCCTGGCTGGAGCGGACCCTGCGCCTGGTGGAGCCGGGGAAGGAGCTCGAACAGGTGGCGTTCGACGAGGCGTTGAGCGAGCTGCTGGCGGTGGCGCCGTCCGACGAGAGTTCCGACGGGGCGGCGTGA
- a CDS encoding FAD-binding oxidoreductase has translation MSRLIERLRGGLPDEALVTDPDVTAGYAHDHASFCPAGTPAVVVLPRTVEQVRHVMRTATELRVPVVPQGGRSGLSGAANATDGCIVLSLVRMDRILEIDPVERTAVVEPGVINAVLSRAVAEKGLYYPPDPSSWEMCTIGGNIGTGAGGLCCVKYGVTAEYVLGLDVVLADGRLLRTGRSTAKGVAGYDLTRLFVGSEGSLGIVVRAVLALKPHPPRQLVLAAEFPSAAAAGDAVCRIMADGHTPALLELMDRTTLRAVNNLANMGLPESTEALLLAGFDTPDPAADLAAVAALCAAAGATEVVPASDAAESELLLKARRLAIHALESVRSATMIDDVCVPRARLADMLEGTAAVAAKHDLVIGVCAHAGDGNTHPVVCFDPRDADESRRALASFDEIMALGLELGGTITGEHGVGVLKKEWLAREIGPVGLELQRGIKELFDPLGLLNPGKLF, from the coding sequence ATGAGCCGCCTGATCGAACGCCTGCGCGGAGGGCTGCCGGACGAGGCCCTCGTCACCGACCCGGACGTCACCGCCGGATACGCCCACGACCACGCGAGCTTCTGCCCCGCCGGCACCCCGGCCGTGGTCGTCCTGCCCCGGACCGTCGAACAGGTGCGGCACGTGATGCGCACCGCGACCGAACTGCGCGTCCCCGTCGTCCCCCAGGGCGGCCGCTCCGGGCTCTCCGGCGCCGCCAACGCCACGGACGGCTGCATCGTCCTCTCCCTCGTCAGGATGGACCGCATCCTGGAGATCGACCCCGTCGAACGGACCGCCGTCGTCGAACCCGGCGTGATCAACGCCGTGCTCTCCCGCGCCGTCGCCGAGAAGGGCCTGTACTACCCGCCGGACCCCTCCAGCTGGGAGATGTGCACCATCGGCGGCAACATCGGCACCGGCGCCGGGGGCCTGTGCTGCGTCAAGTACGGCGTCACCGCCGAGTACGTCCTCGGCCTGGACGTCGTCCTCGCCGACGGCCGGCTGCTCCGCACCGGGCGCTCCACCGCCAAGGGCGTCGCCGGCTACGACCTGACCCGGCTCTTCGTCGGCTCCGAGGGCAGCCTCGGCATCGTCGTCCGGGCCGTGCTCGCGCTCAAGCCGCACCCGCCGCGGCAGCTCGTCCTCGCCGCCGAGTTCCCCTCCGCGGCGGCCGCCGGTGACGCCGTCTGCCGGATCATGGCGGACGGGCACACCCCGGCGCTGCTGGAGCTCATGGACCGCACCACGCTCCGGGCCGTCAACAACCTGGCGAACATGGGCCTCCCGGAGTCCACCGAGGCCCTGCTGCTGGCGGGCTTCGACACCCCCGACCCGGCGGCCGACCTCGCCGCCGTGGCCGCGCTCTGCGCCGCGGCCGGGGCCACGGAGGTCGTCCCCGCCTCCGACGCGGCCGAGTCCGAACTGCTGCTCAAGGCCCGGCGCCTGGCCATCCACGCCCTGGAGTCCGTCCGCTCCGCGACGATGATCGACGACGTCTGCGTGCCCCGCGCCCGCCTCGCCGACATGCTGGAGGGCACCGCCGCCGTCGCCGCGAAGCACGATCTCGTCATCGGGGTGTGCGCGCACGCCGGGGACGGCAACACCCACCCCGTCGTCTGCTTCGACCCGCGGGACGCCGACGAGTCCCGCCGCGCCCTCGCCTCCTTCGACGAGATCATGGCCCTCGGACTGGAGCTGGGCGGCACGATCACCGGCGAACACGGGGTCGGCGTCCTCAAGAAGGAGTGGCTCGCCCGGGAGATCGGCCCCGTGGGGCTGGAACTCCAGCGCGGGATCAAGGAGTTGTTCGATCCGCTCGGTCTGCTCAACCCAGGCAAGCTGTTCTGA
- a CDS encoding nicotinamidase, with product MHRALIVVDVQNDFCEGGSLAVAGGADVAAEITDLVAESTAGYRHIVATRDHHIDPGGHFSDNPDFKTSWPVHCVAGTEGSSFHPNFAPAIASGAIDTVFDKGAHAAAYSGFEGRDENGVPLADWLREKEIEEVDVVGIATDHCVRATALDAAREGFRTRVLLDLTAGVAPDSTERALEELREAGVELQGKPVVG from the coding sequence ATGCACCGTGCACTGATAGTCGTCGATGTGCAGAACGACTTCTGCGAGGGCGGTAGCCTCGCGGTCGCCGGCGGCGCCGACGTCGCCGCCGAGATCACCGATCTGGTGGCGGAGTCGACGGCCGGTTACCGCCACATCGTCGCCACCCGGGACCACCACATCGACCCCGGCGGCCACTTCTCCGACAACCCGGACTTCAAGACCTCCTGGCCGGTCCACTGCGTCGCGGGCACCGAGGGCAGCAGCTTCCACCCCAACTTCGCCCCAGCCATCGCCTCCGGCGCCATCGACACCGTCTTCGACAAGGGCGCGCACGCGGCCGCCTACAGCGGCTTCGAGGGCCGGGACGAGAACGGCGTCCCGCTCGCCGACTGGCTGCGCGAGAAGGAGATCGAGGAGGTCGACGTGGTGGGCATCGCCACCGACCACTGCGTCCGCGCCACCGCCCTGGACGCGGCGCGCGAGGGCTTCCGGACCAGAGTGCTGCTGGACCTCACGGCGGGCGTCGCCCCGGACAGCACCGAGCGGGCCCTGGAGGAGCTGCGCGAGGCGGGTGTGGAGCTGCAGGGCAAACCGGTCGTGGGCTGA